A stretch of Propionispora hippei DSM 15287 DNA encodes these proteins:
- a CDS encoding NAD(P)/FAD-dependent oxidoreductase, which translates to MGENNRPHVVIIGGGFGGLKAAQSLAHAPVRVTLVEKRNYQLFQPLLYQVATAELEPSDIAYPLRDILRYQKNIEFRMTRVSKIDADNKKVMTIDGKDITYDYLIIASGGSSNFFGMQSIEENAFGLKDMEDAIGLRNHILSMVERAEYEEDPEVRKALLTFVVVGGGPTGVETAGAISELMSMVLVKDFPRLNLKEVKVILLEAATCLLPVMPQHHRDYTVEILRKKKVDVRLEAKVVDFNGERVLLAGDEVIPSHTLVWGAGVQAASVARESGLKLASMRRIAVTSTLQVESHPEVYAIGDSSHFEQDGRPLPMIAPVATQGAAVVAKNICHAIKGEAQETFVYKDPGAMAIIGRNVAVARMGNWEPTGFVAWLLWLVVHVIRLVGARNRIITVINWAWEYFFYDRSVRLIMPNVNKQIKE; encoded by the coding sequence ATGGGAGAAAATAACAGACCTCATGTAGTTATCATAGGCGGCGGTTTTGGCGGACTCAAGGCTGCGCAATCGCTGGCTCATGCACCGGTACGGGTGACTTTGGTGGAAAAACGCAATTATCAGTTGTTCCAGCCGCTTCTATATCAGGTTGCCACGGCGGAACTGGAACCGTCCGATATTGCTTATCCGTTGCGCGATATTCTGCGTTATCAGAAGAATATTGAATTCCGTATGACCAGAGTATCGAAAATCGATGCGGATAACAAAAAGGTAATGACCATCGACGGCAAGGATATTACCTATGATTATCTGATTATTGCTTCTGGGGGTTCCAGCAACTTTTTCGGCATGCAGTCCATTGAAGAAAATGCCTTTGGCTTAAAAGATATGGAAGATGCCATCGGTTTGCGCAATCACATTCTAAGCATGGTGGAACGGGCCGAGTATGAAGAGGACCCGGAAGTGCGTAAAGCCCTCCTGACTTTTGTCGTGGTCGGCGGCGGTCCTACCGGCGTGGAAACAGCAGGAGCTATATCAGAATTGATGAGCATGGTGCTGGTAAAGGATTTCCCGCGACTAAACTTAAAGGAAGTAAAGGTCATTCTTTTGGAAGCAGCGACCTGTCTGCTGCCGGTTATGCCGCAGCATCATCGCGATTATACGGTGGAAATACTGCGTAAAAAGAAGGTAGATGTCCGTTTGGAAGCCAAAGTGGTTGACTTTAACGGCGAAAGAGTATTGTTGGCCGGCGACGAAGTTATTCCGTCCCATACCTTGGTCTGGGGTGCCGGGGTACAAGCTGCCAGCGTCGCCCGCGAAAGCGGCCTGAAGCTTGCCAGCATGCGCCGGATTGCCGTTACTTCGACACTGCAGGTGGAAAGCCATCCGGAAGTGTATGCCATTGGTGACTCCTCTCATTTTGAGCAGGACGGACGCCCGTTGCCGATGATCGCTCCGGTCGCCACCCAGGGAGCCGCTGTGGTTGCCAAAAACATCTGCCATGCGATTAAGGGGGAAGCCCAGGAAACCTTTGTTTATAAAGATCCCGGCGCCATGGCGATTATTGGTCGTAATGTGGCGGTGGCCCGCATGGGTAACTGGGAACCGACCGGCTTTGTTGCCTGGCTGTTGTGGCTGGTTGTTCATGTCATCCGTTTAGTCGGCGCCAGAAACCGTATCATTACCGTCATCAACTGGGCTTGGGAGTATTTCTTCTACGACCGCAGCGTTCGGTTAATTATGCCGAATGTAAATAAACAGATCAAAGAGTAG